The Anabaena sp. PCC 7108 region GCTTGTTCACCTCTCCTGCATTTTCCAAAACTCTCACCCCCAAACCTGTCAACCCAGAAGTAAGTAATTCTTGCTCTGAGCAAAGTTTACAAAAATTAACAACTCAGCTATTGCTTGATTTACCAAGTTATGCAAACCGCACCACACAACGCGCCCGTCGTCTGAGACGAAGTGTAGATATTTTCCCTTATATTTTGGCTGCGGGTAAACCGGAGTTTCAATCTCTACCTTTAAATCCTGGTATTGATACTGTTAAGTATGAATCTGAGGGAGTTGAACAGGTTTTCTTTACTACCTTGGAACGACAGTATGTAAATAAGAAAGCCATAGAGTTACAACAATTTCACAGACTGTTTTTGACTAAAACTAAAAATGGTTGGAATTTGGTAATGATGTTGACTCAAACTGGTAGTTATCCAGCCAAATCGACTATTGCACCAGCAAGAGATAGTACTAACGGTGCGATCGCTCAAGGTGTTAAACTTTGGTTACGGGATTGTCAAGCCGGAAGTGTGCGAATGCCATAAGCCGACAAAATTAAATTCATTAGTAATTGCGAATTTCATCAAACTTTTTCCGTACCGCCTGTATATCCTGCCACATTAACCATTTAGGAGAACCCTTGTCTTTAGCAGGGTTACGCAACAAATAAGAAGGGTGAAAAATCGGCATACATAAACGACCTGACCACTCTAACCATTGACCGCGAATTTTCGTAATTTGTCGCTTATCGCCAGTTATAGCTTTTACAGCAGTTGCACCTGTTAATAAAATAATTTTCGGGTCAACTAAACGAATTTGTTCTAATAAATAAGGCTTACAAGCTGCCATTTCATCAGTTGTCGGCACTCGATTTTCTGGTGGACGACATTTAACAATATTACAAATATATACGTCCTGATCTGGATTTAATTCTACTGATGCCAAAATTTTATCTAGTAATTGCCCTGATTTACCCACAAATGGTAAACCGGTTTCGTCTTCTTGTTGCCCCGGTGCTTCCCCAATAATCATAATAGTAGCTTGCAAATTCCCACGTCCGACTACAGCATGAGTACGAGTTTTCCCCAGTTCACAACGTTGACAGATATGACAATGCTGTGCCAAATCTGCCATTTGGGGGTAAGTTTCAGCAGGAATGGGAATTTTAGAATCTGTGGGAATTAAATCTTTTTGGTTAAAACTTGATTCGTCAAAAAGGCTAAGTTGGTTATCGTTGCTCATGAAAATTGGGATTTTAGCTAGGCAATTTTTCTAAAGTGAATTCTTGTGTAAATTTTATTGTATATGAGTATTAGCATTTTTATTTATTTCCTGTTATGTTTTTGAGTGTATATTAAATTGATATATAACTAGTATTCGGAAAATAAACTATTGGCTAAGTGAAATCCGGGCTTAATTTTGGGACAATAGCAAGTTAACCAGGAATACTGACTTATTAAGGGTGCAGAGAATGAATAAAGTAACCTTTTATATCGTTTTGTTACACAGTTTATTTTTAGGAATGGGAAATGCTTGCGCCCAGTCACTACCAATTAATCGACTCAAACCGGGAACAGAAGCAGGGTTAAAGGTGGCTGAGAACACATTACCAGCATCAAAAATCTGGGTGATTGATCAAAATAAACTAGTAAAAAAACAACCTTTTATGTGGGTAGTTCAAGATTCACATAAAGCCAGACAGCAACCATTTTTGCAAATTGCTAAAACTTCTAATCAGCCGAAAAAAAAGCCTAACTCCAGCAAGAAACCATCTAAAATAAATGAGCTAGATTCATTTAGTGAAGTAGTGAAAGATAGTCAAAAGCTAGATGGTATATTCACTATTTATCGCCAAAAAGAGAACAATAAAATATATTTAGAAATTAAACCAGAACAACTAGAGAAAAACTTCTTAGCTACAGCCACATTAGAATCTGGTATTGGTGAAAGAGGTATTTACAGTGGAATGCCATTACAAGATTTTTTATTTTATTTCCAACGAGTAGAGAATAACTTACAGTTTATTGTCCGTAATGTTAATTTTCGTACCCGTGAAGGAGATCCCCAAGCGCGATCTCTAGCTCGCTCTTTTAGTGACTCTATTCTCTATACTATCCCAATTAAAAGTATTAATCCAGAACGTAAAACTATTCTGATTGATTTAGGTGACTTGCTGCTGACAGATTTAGCTGGATTGTCTGCGGGTTTAGAATTAGCTGCTAATCCTGACCAAAACTATTTTGGCAATGCTAAAGTCTTTCCTAGTAATTTAGAAATTGAGTCTGTTTTCAATTTCTCTAGCAGTGGTAGCAATAATCAAAATTTTGAGGTGTTACCAGATAGTCGCGGCTTTAGACTGAGAGTCCATTACAGCCTTTCTGAATTACCCAAAAATAATTATCAACCTCGATTAGCAGACGATAGAGTCGGTTATTTTCTCACCGCTTATCAAGATTTATCCACAGATGATCGCAATGATCCTTTTGTGCGTTATATTAATCGCTGGAATTTAGAAAAACAAGATCCCCAAGCCGCAATTTCTCCACCCAAAAAGCCAATAGTTTTCTGGATTGATAATGCTGTACCTGTGGAGTACCGGAGTGCGATTAAAGAAGGTGTCTTGATGTGGAATCAAGCCTTTTTAAAAGCGGGATTTAAGGATGCAATCGAAGTCCGGCAAATGCCAGATAATGCCACATGGGATGCAGCAGACGTTCGTTACAACACAATCCGCTGGATTAATACTGTAGATGGATATTTTGCGATGGGACCATCTCGTAGTAATCCTTTAACTGGAGAAATTTTAGATGCAGATATTCTTGTAGATGCTAGTTTTCTGCGGGCATTAAAAAACGATTATCGTCAAATTGTTTTACCTAACCAAACACAAACTCGTACTTCCTTATCAGCATTGATGCAAAATCGTCTGCTTTGCAACAAAGGTGATAAAACGGCTAAAGGATTATTAGGCAATTTATCCAAATTAGCAGGAGAGTATGATTTATGTTACGGAATAGAAGCTGCTAACCAATTTGCTTTTGGTTCACTGGCGATGTCTCTATTGCCAAATATTACTCCGACCAAAGAGCAGGTACAAGATTATATTCATCAATATTTACGTTTAATTATTGCCCATGAAGTTGGTCATACTTTAGGTTTGCGACACAATTTTCGTGGTAGTACCCTCTTACCACCAGAGGAGATGAATAATCTAGAAATTAGCCGTAGCAAAGGCTTGACATCATCAGTAATGGATTATATTCCCCCCAATATTGCCCCTCAGGGTACACCGCAGGGAGATTATTTTCCGAGTATGGTGGGAACTTATGATGACTGGGCAATTCAGTATGGCTACTCTCCCTTTGAAGCTAAAACTCCCATTGCGGAAAAACCATTTTTAGATAAAATTGCTGAACAATCAACAAAACCAGAGTTGAGTTATTCTCCTGATGAGGATACATCTGATATTGATCCGACTTCGGCAGCTTGGGATAATAGCGGTAATGTGCTAGTTTATTCTCAATGGCAGTTGGATAATTCCCGTGCTATCTGGAAACGTTTAAATCAAAGTTTTCCAATGGCTGGAGAAAGTTATAGTGATTTAAGCGATCGCTTTGAAACTGTCTTAGGTAATTATTTACAGCAGTTATTTTATACTAGTAAATATGTTGGTGGACAGTCTTTTTATCGAGTTCATCCCAGTCAAGGAAAAGACCAATTACCATTTGTAGCAGTTCCAGTAGAACAACAACGACAGGCATTAGCAACGCTGCAAAAGTATGTATTTGCTGAAGATGCACTGAATTTTTCCCCAGAATTACTCAATAAATTAGCACCTTCTCGGTGGCGACATTGGGGTAGTCCTGTCAAGACAGGACGTTTAGATTATCCAATTCATAATTTGGTATTGTTTATTCAGAGTGCTGTGTTAGGGGATTTACTTTCAGGAGATCGTCTTTCTCGTCTCAAGGATATGGAATTGAAAAGTAAAGCTGGTAAATCATTGACTTTACCTGAGTTATTCGATACTTTGCAAAATGGAATTTGGACAGAAGTTTTACAACCCAAAGATAAATTAAAAATTTCTAGTTTGCGACGAGGTTTACAACGGGAATACCTGAACCTGTTGATGGCTATGGTGTTACGGAAAGAAGCCGTACCAGAAGATGCTCGGACTTTGGCTTGGTATAAACTCAAACAATTGGATAGTAAACTGAGTGGAGTGAATTCCGAAGATGAATATACCAAAGCTTTCCTATTAGAAACGCGCGATCGCATTGAGAAAACTTTAAACGCACAATTACAAGGAAATTAACATAATTTGTAATCCCCCTCTATAAATCGCCGCAGATGGGGATTACTATATGAAGCAGTATTAAAAAACTTCCTTAGTCTATAAATTCTTTATAACTTTTGTTAGATAAATA contains the following coding sequences:
- a CDS encoding uracil-DNA glycosylase family protein; the protein is MSNDNQLSLFDESSFNQKDLIPTDSKIPIPAETYPQMADLAQHCHICQRCELGKTRTHAVVGRGNLQATIMIIGEAPGQQEDETGLPFVGKSGQLLDKILASVELNPDQDVYICNIVKCRPPENRVPTTDEMAACKPYLLEQIRLVDPKIILLTGATAVKAITGDKRQITKIRGQWLEWSGRLCMPIFHPSYLLRNPAKDKGSPKWLMWQDIQAVRKKFDEIRNY
- a CDS encoding zinc-dependent metalloprotease, which gives rise to MNKVTFYIVLLHSLFLGMGNACAQSLPINRLKPGTEAGLKVAENTLPASKIWVIDQNKLVKKQPFMWVVQDSHKARQQPFLQIAKTSNQPKKKPNSSKKPSKINELDSFSEVVKDSQKLDGIFTIYRQKENNKIYLEIKPEQLEKNFLATATLESGIGERGIYSGMPLQDFLFYFQRVENNLQFIVRNVNFRTREGDPQARSLARSFSDSILYTIPIKSINPERKTILIDLGDLLLTDLAGLSAGLELAANPDQNYFGNAKVFPSNLEIESVFNFSSSGSNNQNFEVLPDSRGFRLRVHYSLSELPKNNYQPRLADDRVGYFLTAYQDLSTDDRNDPFVRYINRWNLEKQDPQAAISPPKKPIVFWIDNAVPVEYRSAIKEGVLMWNQAFLKAGFKDAIEVRQMPDNATWDAADVRYNTIRWINTVDGYFAMGPSRSNPLTGEILDADILVDASFLRALKNDYRQIVLPNQTQTRTSLSALMQNRLLCNKGDKTAKGLLGNLSKLAGEYDLCYGIEAANQFAFGSLAMSLLPNITPTKEQVQDYIHQYLRLIIAHEVGHTLGLRHNFRGSTLLPPEEMNNLEISRSKGLTSSVMDYIPPNIAPQGTPQGDYFPSMVGTYDDWAIQYGYSPFEAKTPIAEKPFLDKIAEQSTKPELSYSPDEDTSDIDPTSAAWDNSGNVLVYSQWQLDNSRAIWKRLNQSFPMAGESYSDLSDRFETVLGNYLQQLFYTSKYVGGQSFYRVHPSQGKDQLPFVAVPVEQQRQALATLQKYVFAEDALNFSPELLNKLAPSRWRHWGSPVKTGRLDYPIHNLVLFIQSAVLGDLLSGDRLSRLKDMELKSKAGKSLTLPELFDTLQNGIWTEVLQPKDKLKISSLRRGLQREYLNLLMAMVLRKEAVPEDARTLAWYKLKQLDSKLSGVNSEDEYTKAFLLETRDRIEKTLNAQLQGN